A region of Periplaneta americana isolate PAMFEO1 chromosome 16, P.americana_PAMFEO1_priV1, whole genome shotgun sequence DNA encodes the following proteins:
- the LOC138692036 gene encoding dnaJ homolog subfamily C member 5 homolog, with protein sequence MDRPKLSTSGNTLYQILDLPKTASADEVKKTYRKLALKYHPDKNPDNPEAAEKFKEVNRAHSILSDLTKRNIYDNYGSLGLYISEEFGEEDVNDYFLVTSGWCKALIVFCGIITCCYFCCCFCNFCCGKWKPEETEDYRTLHRNPVSGTDGGVITVTSQPASSSAFAMPPPSDSNVTENTSLNPQDKVIYTPGMTEKASPSQPTSQQPNAKW encoded by the coding sequence ATGGATAGACCAAAATTATCTACATCTGGAAATACGCTATACCAAATACTTGATCTTCCCAAAACTGCCAGTGCAGATGAAGTTAAAAAGACGTACCGAAAATTGGCCCTTAAATACCATCCTGACAAGAATCCCGACAACCCTGAGGCAGCTGAAAAGTTTAAAGAAGTAAATCGTGCCCACAGTATTCTGAGTGACCTCACGAAGCGTAATATCTACGACAACTATGGTTCCCTGGGTCTTTATATCTCAGAAGAGTTTGGAGAGGAGGATGTAAATGATTACTTCCTAGTTACATCAGGATGGTGCAAGGCTCTGATCGTGTTCTGTGGCATCATCACTTGCTGCTACTTTTGCTGCTGTTTCTGCAACTTCTGTTGTGGCAAGTGGAAGCCAGAGGAAACGGAAGATTACCGCACCTTGCATAGGAACCCTGTGTCAGGGACGGATGGAGGGGTGATAACTGTTACATCACAGCCTGCATCATCATCAGCATTTGCAATGCCGCCCCCTTCTGATAGTAACGTAACAGAAAATACATCCCTGAATCCACAAGACAAAGTTATATATACACCAGGAATGACAGAGAAAGCTTCCCCCTCGCAACCTACGTCCCAGCAGCCGAATGCCAAGTGGTAG
- the LOC138692038 gene encoding uncharacterized protein isoform X4, giving the protein MDVIKTESEVNPLAMEEEENCKIDIEEKKPLSQEGNLLDLQVTEIKTECLDHGYDETVGMKYEETPLPVNIFVMKCEVEEESYYLETGKENTKSEVTVEGEGVLTDSCDTCDKGRT; this is encoded by the exons ATGGATGTGATCAAGACGGAATCTGAAGTCAATCCTTTAGCTATGGAGGAAGAGGAGAATTGTAAAATTGATATAGAAGAGAAGAAGCCTCTATCACAG GAAGGCAATTTATTAGATCTCCAAGTGACTGAGATAAAGACAGAATGTTTGGATCACGGTTATGATGAGACAGTAGGGATGAAATATGAGGAAACTCCATTGCCAGTTAATATTTTCGTGATGAAGTGTGAAGTCGAG GAAGAATCATATTACTTGGAGACAGGAAAGGAAAACACGAAGTCGGAAGTAACAGTAGAGGGGGAAGGAGTCTTAACTGACAG